The Gammaproteobacteria bacterium genome has a segment encoding these proteins:
- a CDS encoding amidohydrolase family protein, with product MLATAATTALAAPPRIHAITGARIVIAPGRVIDHGTVVLRDGLVEAVGAKLTPPPDAEVIAAEPGWSVYPAFIDAASSVGLDTEAAPARGGPPGRGAAEAKPLGARHELKSVHPEDAVVDRVDLTHDSIKRHREMGFAVAQVLPDKGVFRGESALLLLREGPAHEVVARGELSQVIALEASSFMARQYPSSKFGAVATVRQVLLDAGRQREWRERYAANPAGMAPPGYRSSDAPLIALLAGERAPVFVAINGLDPGRFGVLAAEFGLKGMVVARTLGDREADLRAAGMPVLLPLELPEKPDLGDGDALVEVGMDSMQASLRAPRLPAALDAAGVKVAFVTLGMKNPRQFQENLAAVVKAGLAQDKALAAVTTTPAELLGVSRSMGTIEAGKQANLLVVEGELFTEKPALRHLFVEGYHEKIEAEKTVGDPNAVVDPRGTWSIVSEVMGRSVESTWTITGSEERGGTRRYKGFSESARSGKRDFTSVDLKGNAMTVISSGAGGEMKITVIVSGEKLSGDTTMESERGSVRMKVEGRRTSGPEGGTR from the coding sequence GTGCTGGCCACGGCGGCAACTACGGCACTCGCCGCGCCCCCGCGTATCCACGCGATCACCGGGGCGCGTATTGTCATCGCTCCTGGCCGGGTAATCGACCACGGCACCGTCGTGCTGCGCGACGGGCTCGTGGAAGCGGTCGGCGCGAAGCTCACCCCGCCGCCGGATGCCGAAGTCATCGCGGCGGAGCCCGGCTGGAGCGTATACCCCGCGTTCATCGACGCGGCCTCCTCCGTCGGCCTCGACACCGAGGCCGCACCCGCCCGGGGCGGCCCACCGGGCCGCGGCGCCGCCGAGGCGAAACCGCTCGGAGCACGCCACGAACTGAAGTCCGTGCACCCGGAAGACGCCGTCGTGGACCGGGTGGATCTCACCCACGACAGCATCAAGCGGCATCGCGAAATGGGCTTCGCCGTTGCCCAGGTGCTGCCCGACAAGGGCGTGTTCCGCGGCGAGTCGGCCCTGCTCCTGCTGCGCGAGGGCCCCGCCCACGAGGTCGTCGCGCGCGGCGAACTCTCCCAGGTGATCGCGCTGGAAGCCTCGAGCTTCATGGCGCGGCAGTATCCCTCGTCCAAGTTCGGCGCCGTCGCCACGGTGCGCCAGGTGCTGCTCGACGCCGGGCGCCAGCGCGAGTGGCGCGAACGTTACGCGGCCAATCCCGCCGGGATGGCGCCGCCCGGTTACCGTTCTTCCGATGCGCCGCTGATCGCGCTGCTCGCGGGCGAGCGGGCGCCGGTGTTCGTGGCCATCAACGGCCTCGACCCCGGCCGCTTCGGCGTGCTCGCCGCCGAGTTCGGCCTGAAGGGCATGGTCGTCGCACGCACGCTCGGCGACCGCGAGGCAGACCTGCGCGCCGCCGGCATGCCGGTGCTGCTGCCGCTCGAACTGCCCGAGAAGCCGGACCTTGGCGACGGCGACGCGCTCGTCGAAGTGGGCATGGACAGCATGCAGGCGTCGCTGCGCGCACCCCGCCTGCCCGCGGCGCTCGACGCCGCCGGCGTGAAGGTCGCATTCGTGACGCTGGGCATGAAGAACCCGCGGCAGTTCCAGGAAAACCTCGCTGCCGTGGTCAAGGCCGGGCTGGCGCAGGACAAGGCCCTCGCCGCAGTCACCACGACACCGGCGGAACTGCTCGGTGTGTCGCGCAGCATGGGTACGATCGAGGCCGGCAAGCAGGCGAACCTGCTGGTGGTCGAGGGAGAGCTCTTCACGGAGAAGCCCGCGCTGCGCCACCTCTTCGTCGAGGGCTACCACGAGAAGATCGAGGCGGAGAAGACCGTCGGCGATCCGAACGCAGTGGTGGATCCGCGCGGCACCTGGAGCATCGTGAGCGAAGTGATGGGGCGCAGCGTGGAGTCCACCTGGACCATCACCGGCAGTGAAGAGCGCGGCGGCACCCGGCGCTACAAAGGCTTCAGCGAGAGCGCGCGCTCGGGCAAGCGTGACTTCACCAGCGTCGATCTCAAGGGCAACGCGATGACCGTCATCAGCAGCGGCGCCGGCGGCGAGATGAAGATCACGGTCATCGTCAGCGGCGAAAAGCTGTCGGGCGACACGACCATGGAATCCGAGCG
- a CDS encoding M14 family metallopeptidase — MGARALLGVLGTLGAALATAAPAPVTPAEASGFTATARHAEVMAFIRELQRASPRVRLERLGVSAEGRDIPLLVIGAPPPTAPGDLRRDPRAVVYFQANIHAGEVEGKDAALMVARELSLGEASKYLDRLVVLIAPIFNPDGNEQVSTTNRPAQKGPAGGVGVRVNGQNLDLNRDGVKLETPEVRGLVENVLQRWDPVFFLDAHTHNGSYHQEPVTWVWGLHPNGAATIFDYMAGQVWPAIERQMRERHGMLTIPHGDFLDPRDPARGWVPLGPEPRYLSNYVGLRNRLAVLDEQYPYVDFETRVAGARALMLSFLEYLHRHRDEVVALVREADRATIARGLNPGERDVFAIGTEPAALARRLTIQGYEMTVEDTGRRYPKVTPSAVKRTYGNVPYLAKYAPTRTVRLPRGYLITARSPEVIGKLREHGIVVERLAEEATATVEAFSVQKLAGASFPDQGHYTSTVQGSYADKTMTFAPGTHFVSMAQPLANVAAQLLEPESPDGLVTWNFFDRYIAFQWIPQPMEYPVYRLHEDARLVTVAL; from the coding sequence ATGGGAGCGCGAGCCCTGCTCGGCGTGCTCGGCACGCTGGGCGCCGCGCTCGCGACGGCCGCGCCGGCGCCGGTGACACCCGCCGAAGCGAGTGGATTTACCGCCACCGCCAGGCACGCCGAGGTGATGGCGTTCATCCGCGAACTGCAGCGCGCGAGTCCGCGCGTGCGGCTCGAACGCCTCGGCGTCAGCGCCGAGGGTCGCGACATTCCGCTGCTGGTGATCGGCGCGCCGCCGCCCACCGCACCGGGCGATTTGCGCCGCGACCCGCGCGCAGTCGTCTACTTCCAGGCGAACATCCACGCCGGCGAGGTCGAGGGCAAGGATGCCGCGCTCATGGTGGCGCGCGAGCTCTCACTCGGCGAGGCGTCGAAGTACCTCGACCGCCTGGTCGTGCTCATCGCACCGATCTTCAACCCCGATGGCAACGAGCAGGTGAGCACCACCAACCGCCCGGCCCAGAAGGGCCCGGCGGGAGGCGTTGGCGTGCGGGTCAACGGCCAGAACCTCGACCTGAACCGCGACGGCGTGAAACTCGAGACGCCCGAAGTCCGCGGCCTGGTCGAAAACGTCCTGCAGCGCTGGGACCCGGTGTTCTTCCTCGACGCGCACACGCACAACGGCTCCTACCACCAGGAGCCGGTCACCTGGGTCTGGGGCCTGCACCCGAACGGCGCGGCCACGATCTTCGACTACATGGCCGGGCAGGTCTGGCCGGCGATCGAGCGGCAGATGCGCGAGCGCCACGGCATGCTCACCATCCCGCACGGGGACTTCCTCGACCCGCGCGATCCGGCCAGGGGCTGGGTCCCGCTCGGCCCGGAGCCGCGTTATCTCTCCAATTACGTCGGGCTGCGCAACCGCCTCGCCGTGCTCGACGAGCAGTACCCATACGTGGACTTCGAAACGCGGGTCGCGGGTGCGCGCGCGCTGATGCTCTCCTTCCTCGAGTATCTGCACCGTCATCGCGACGAGGTGGTCGCGCTGGTGCGGGAAGCAGACCGCGCCACCATCGCGCGGGGTCTGAACCCAGGCGAGCGCGACGTCTTCGCCATCGGCACCGAGCCTGCAGCCCTGGCACGCAGGCTCACCATCCAGGGCTACGAGATGACGGTCGAGGACACCGGCCGTCGCTACCCGAAAGTGACGCCCTCGGCGGTGAAACGCACCTACGGGAACGTGCCGTATCTCGCGAAGTACGCGCCGACGCGCACGGTGCGCCTGCCGCGTGGCTACCTGATCACCGCCCGCTCGCCGGAGGTGATCGGCAAGCTGCGTGAACACGGCATCGTGGTCGAGCGGCTCGCCGAGGAGGCCACCGCCACCGTCGAGGCGTTCAGCGTGCAGAAGCTCGCCGGGGCGTCGTTCCCGGACCAGGGCCACTACACCAGCACGGTGCAGGGATCGTATGCCGACAAGACGATGACCTTCGCGCCGGGCACGCACTTCGTCAGCATGGCCCAGCCGCTCGCCAACGTCGCCGCGCAGCTGCTCGAGCCGGAGAGTCCCGACGGGCTCGTCACCTGGAATTTCTTCGACCGCTACATCGCCTTCCAGTGGATTCCACAACCGATGGAATACCCGGTGTACCGGCTGCACGAGGACGCGCGGCTGGTGACCGTGGCGTTGTAG
- a CDS encoding M1 family metallopeptidase, whose protein sequence is MKQYSRFFTVVLALLATAGAAVAEIPAGRLGAGVRPLHYALELRILPEEPGFSGVAEIEIELAAPVSEIYLHGNGLQVRSATLQMAGGASHAARFEQVDPSGVARLAFERPVQAGRGQLRIEYSASFGKAGEGLYRSVVGADSYAFTQFQPIDARRMFPGFDEPGFKTPFDITVTTWAANAVIGNTPVKKETDAGDGLKRVQFETTLPLPTYLVALAVGPLDVVAAKPIPPNAVRDRPLPLRGVATRGKGPQLAYALDNTAKIVSYLEEYFAVPFPYPKLDLIASPDFGGGMENAGAIVYGDPRLLIAPDASFEQRRNFGAIHAHEIAHQWFGDLVTPKWWDDIWLNESFANWMSFKAGNDWQPALRLDIVPALQTPAAMELDSRIAARQIRQPVTRNADIGSAFDGITYLKGGAVLGMVESWLGEEAFREGIRTHMRRFPNAVADVEDFMASLAEGSHRSDVVPVFRSFIDQPGVPLVTARLRCEGGSAVLDVEQSRFLPVGSRGDPKRQWQIPVCVRYPAATGIARQCTLLTEPRATVKLDTDGCPSFVMPNAGGAGYYRFALDETGWRALTANLGALGETEALAAADSFSAAYQADRLSTESFLAAVSALAHSPYPQVALAPGRDLVRVRDYLAPAAARDAVTAFMRETYAPRLAALGPAAQAAPGADAAVVEKTMLRTNLVRFLALEAGDTAVRAELAGQARRYIGFGKPGAGLDRSAVTPALVEVALAVGVQEGGRPFADALVERMLASDDIQFRSQAAVALGSTDDPQVGNFVRGLLLDERLRAREPTTIAFALARRPTQRRATFDWFRKNHEEFIGNMSHFAHRFLPTIAGGFCTRAERDEVEAFFTPLLGRLAGAERSLAETLEGIELCTALVEAKREEVAEYFDDRSVE, encoded by the coding sequence ATGAAGCAATACAGCCGATTTTTCACGGTGGTGCTGGCGCTGCTGGCCACTGCCGGCGCCGCTGTCGCAGAGATTCCGGCCGGCCGGCTGGGCGCGGGCGTGCGGCCGCTGCACTACGCGCTGGAGCTGCGCATCCTGCCGGAGGAGCCCGGGTTTTCCGGTGTGGCGGAGATCGAGATCGAGCTCGCGGCGCCGGTGAGCGAGATCTACCTGCATGGCAACGGCCTGCAGGTGAGGTCGGCGACCCTGCAGATGGCCGGCGGGGCGAGCCATGCGGCGCGCTTCGAGCAGGTGGACCCGAGCGGCGTGGCGCGCCTTGCGTTCGAGCGCCCGGTGCAGGCCGGCCGCGGGCAGTTGCGGATCGAGTACAGCGCCAGCTTCGGCAAAGCGGGCGAAGGGCTGTACCGCTCCGTAGTCGGCGCGGACTCCTATGCCTTCACGCAGTTCCAGCCGATCGATGCGCGGCGCATGTTCCCCGGCTTCGACGAGCCGGGCTTCAAGACGCCGTTCGATATCACGGTGACCACGTGGGCTGCAAACGCCGTGATCGGCAACACGCCGGTGAAAAAGGAAACCGATGCGGGCGACGGTCTCAAGCGTGTGCAGTTCGAGACGACGCTGCCATTGCCGACCTACCTCGTCGCACTCGCGGTCGGTCCGCTCGACGTGGTCGCGGCGAAACCGATTCCGCCGAACGCGGTGCGCGACCGGCCGCTGCCGCTGCGCGGGGTCGCCACCCGCGGCAAGGGCCCGCAGCTCGCCTACGCGCTCGACAATACCGCGAAGATCGTCAGTTACCTCGAGGAGTACTTCGCCGTCCCGTTCCCGTACCCGAAGCTCGACCTCATCGCCTCGCCGGATTTCGGCGGCGGCATGGAGAACGCCGGCGCCATCGTCTACGGCGATCCGCGCCTGCTGATCGCGCCGGACGCGTCGTTCGAGCAACGCCGCAATTTCGGCGCGATCCACGCGCACGAGATCGCCCACCAGTGGTTCGGCGACCTCGTGACGCCGAAGTGGTGGGACGACATCTGGCTGAACGAGTCGTTCGCGAACTGGATGAGCTTCAAGGCCGGCAACGACTGGCAGCCGGCGCTGCGCCTCGACATCGTGCCGGCGCTGCAGACGCCCGCGGCGATGGAGCTCGACAGCCGCATCGCCGCACGCCAGATCCGCCAGCCCGTTACGCGCAACGCCGACATCGGCAGCGCCTTCGACGGCATCACTTACCTCAAGGGCGGCGCCGTGCTCGGCATGGTCGAGTCCTGGCTCGGCGAGGAGGCGTTCCGCGAAGGCATCCGCACCCACATGCGCCGCTTTCCCAACGCGGTCGCCGACGTCGAGGACTTCATGGCCTCGCTCGCGGAGGGCTCACACCGCAGTGACGTGGTGCCGGTGTTCAGGAGCTTCATCGACCAGCCCGGCGTGCCGCTGGTGACGGCGCGACTGCGCTGTGAGGGGGGCAGCGCCGTCCTCGATGTCGAGCAGTCGCGCTTCCTGCCCGTCGGCTCGCGCGGCGACCCGAAACGGCAGTGGCAGATCCCGGTGTGCGTGCGCTACCCGGCCGCGACGGGCATCGCCCGGCAGTGCACGCTGCTCACGGAGCCGCGCGCGACGGTGAAGCTCGACACGGACGGCTGCCCGTCCTTCGTCATGCCCAACGCCGGCGGCGCCGGCTACTACCGCTTCGCGCTCGACGAGACCGGCTGGCGTGCGTTGACCGCAAACCTCGGCGCGCTCGGCGAGACCGAGGCGCTGGCTGCAGCCGACAGCTTCTCGGCCGCCTACCAGGCCGACCGGCTCTCCACCGAGTCCTTCCTCGCTGCGGTCAGCGCGCTGGCGCACTCACCGTACCCGCAGGTGGCGCTCGCGCCGGGGCGCGACCTCGTGCGCGTGCGCGACTACCTCGCGCCGGCCGCGGCGCGTGACGCGGTGACCGCCTTCATGCGCGAGACCTATGCGCCGCGGCTCGCGGCGCTCGGGCCGGCTGCACAGGCGGCGCCCGGTGCGGATGCGGCCGTGGTGGAGAAGACCATGCTGCGCACCAACCTCGTGCGCTTCCTCGCGCTGGAGGCCGGCGATACCGCCGTCCGCGCCGAACTGGCCGGGCAGGCGCGCCGCTACATCGGCTTCGGCAAGCCCGGGGCAGGACTTGATCGCTCCGCGGTGACGCCGGCCCTGGTGGAGGTTGCGCTGGCGGTCGGAGTGCAGGAGGGCGGGCGTCCCTTTGCCGATGCCCTCGTCGAGCGCATGCTGGCCTCCGACGACATCCAGTTCCGCTCGCAGGCGGCGGTCGCGCTCGGCAGCACCGACGACCCGCAAGTGGGGAATTTCGTGCGCGGTCTGCTGCTCGACGAGCGCCTGCGCGCCCGCGAGCCGACCACCATCGCATTCGCACTCGCCAGGCGCCCGACCCAACGCCGCGCGACTTTCGACTGGTTCAGGAAGAACCACGAGGAGTTCATCGGCAACATGTCGCACTTTGCGCATCGCTTCCTGCCCACCATCGCCGGTGGGTTCTGCACCCGCGCGGAGCGCGACGAGGTCGAGGCGTTCTTCACGCCGCTGCTCGGTCGGCTGGCCGGGGCCGAGCGCTCGCTCGCCGAGACGCTCGAGGGCATTGAACTGTGCACGGCGCTCGTGGAGGCCAAGCGCGAGGAAGTCGCAGAGTATTTCGACGACCGCAGCGTTGAATGA
- a CDS encoding amidohydrolase family protein, with the protein MKRPLLSALLLLLPAFALAQPAPGGGRPPPPPDRYTLIHAGTLLAVPGKAPRERATLVVKNDRLEAIADGFLAETAAAAPPGAVVRVIDLSDRFVLPGLMDAHVHLQMEPSFSRRRTERGDRNPPTAAEGTVNAVIYARRNLAAGFTTLRDVGSDTESVFAVRNAIAAGRMIGPRILVSGPAVAVTGGHGDGTTMEQSGDDHARLNDATCDGAVECRKTVRYLYKLGADVIKVTATGGFASNTGLEPQLFPDELEAIASTAHLLGLKVAAHAYSPVAIKDAVRAGIDSIEHGFLLDDEGIAMMKKAGTFLVPTLSASYPPPVFRIPDPPSVKLRNEYRAFERAYAAGVKIAFGTDAGTFEHGTNGKEFELMVGFGMKPMDAIRAATVMTAELFNISAEAGTLEAGKVADIVAVKGNPLDDIAVLKRIDFVMKSGRVAKQDGRMTEPFTYPADQ; encoded by the coding sequence ATGAAACGCCCACTGCTCAGCGCATTGCTGCTGTTGTTGCCCGCGTTCGCGCTGGCCCAGCCCGCTCCGGGCGGCGGTCGCCCGCCTCCGCCCCCGGACCGCTACACGCTGATACATGCCGGCACGCTGCTGGCGGTGCCCGGCAAGGCACCACGCGAGCGCGCCACGCTCGTGGTCAAGAACGACCGGCTCGAGGCCATCGCAGATGGCTTCCTCGCCGAGACGGCCGCGGCCGCGCCACCAGGCGCCGTCGTGCGGGTGATCGACCTCTCCGACCGGTTCGTGCTGCCGGGGCTCATGGACGCCCACGTGCACCTGCAGATGGAGCCGAGCTTCTCGCGCCGGCGCACCGAGCGCGGCGACCGCAACCCGCCGACCGCCGCGGAAGGCACCGTCAACGCCGTCATCTATGCGCGCCGCAATCTTGCCGCCGGCTTCACGACCCTGCGCGACGTGGGCTCGGACACCGAGTCGGTCTTCGCCGTGCGCAACGCGATCGCGGCGGGGCGCATGATCGGGCCGCGCATCCTCGTGTCCGGGCCGGCGGTGGCGGTCACCGGCGGGCATGGCGACGGCACGACGATGGAGCAGAGCGGCGACGACCACGCGCGACTGAACGACGCGACCTGCGACGGGGCCGTGGAATGCCGCAAGACCGTACGCTACCTCTACAAGCTCGGCGCCGACGTCATCAAGGTCACCGCAACCGGAGGCTTCGCCTCGAACACCGGCCTGGAGCCGCAGCTGTTCCCCGACGAACTGGAGGCGATCGCCTCCACGGCGCACCTGCTCGGACTGAAGGTTGCGGCGCACGCCTACTCGCCGGTGGCGATCAAGGACGCGGTACGGGCGGGCATCGATTCCATCGAGCACGGCTTCCTGCTCGACGACGAAGGCATCGCGATGATGAAGAAGGCCGGCACCTTCCTGGTGCCGACGCTGTCGGCAAGCTATCCGCCACCGGTCTTCCGCATCCCGGACCCGCCTTCCGTGAAACTGCGCAACGAGTACCGGGCCTTCGAGCGCGCCTACGCCGCCGGCGTGAAGATCGCGTTCGGCACCGACGCCGGCACCTTCGAGCACGGCACCAACGGCAAGGAGTTCGAGCTGATGGTCGGCTTCGGCATGAAGCCGATGGACGCCATCCGCGCCGCCACGGTCATGACCGCAGAGCTCTTCAATATCAGCGCCGAGGCCGGCACGCTCGAGGCGGGCAAGGTCGCCGACATCGTGGCGGTCAAGGGTAACCCGCTCGACGACATCGCCGTGCTGAAGCGGATCGACTTCGTGATGAAAAGCGGCCGTGTCGCCAAGCAGGACGGGCGGATGACGGAACCTTTCACCTATCCCGCTGACCAATAG